In a single window of the Helicobacter felis ATCC 49179 genome:
- the rpe gene encoding ribulose-phosphate 3-epimerase: protein MQIAPSLLSADFMRLQESLHPLQQADFFHIDVMDGHFVPNLTFGPCVLKNLKQYYNTPLDVHLMVENPLFFIDLYKDLQPAFITLHIENTPHLHRSVHYIKSLGIKAGLSLNPATSLEGLDYIIQDLDLVLLMSVNPGFGGQKFLPLVLDKLQAFKKRFPNYQGVLEVDGGINLQNASLLASCGANLLVVGSYLFNHQDPKNALLELQAIS from the coding sequence ATGCAAATCGCCCCCAGTCTTCTAAGCGCGGATTTTATGCGCCTCCAAGAGAGTTTACACCCCCTGCAACAAGCCGATTTTTTTCATATTGATGTGATGGATGGGCATTTTGTGCCCAATCTCACTTTTGGGCCATGTGTGCTCAAAAATTTAAAACAATATTATAATACGCCCTTAGATGTGCATTTAATGGTAGAAAATCCCCTCTTTTTTATCGATCTCTACAAAGATTTACAGCCTGCTTTTATCACTCTGCACATAGAAAATACCCCACATTTGCACAGAAGCGTGCATTACATCAAGAGTTTGGGAATCAAGGCAGGCTTAAGTCTTAATCCAGCCACTTCCCTAGAGGGTTTGGACTACATCATTCAAGATTTAGATTTAGTGCTCTTGATGAGTGTTAATCCGGGATTTGGAGGGCAAAAATTTTTACCCCTCGTATTGGATAAACTCCAAGCTTTCAAAAAGCGTTTTCCCAACTATCAAGGTGTGCTTGAGGTAGATGGGGGTATTAATCTCCAAAATGCGTCCCTTTTAGCTTCTTGTGGGGCCAATTTACTCGTGGTGGGGAGTTATCTTTTTAACCACCAAGACCCCAAAAACGCCCTTTTAGAGCTACAAGCGATTAGTTAA
- a CDS encoding molybdopterin molybdotransferase MoeA has product MSAKSFNVALALSLDLVKGTPQQEEIPLESSLNRVLAQSVAALEPLPKATNSAMDGFALKCEDLGKPLEIAHTIYAGQSVEGIEVQKGQCAKIMTGALVPAGVDLVVPFEAMDFCNHTRAQAPAQGFKKGANIRLQGEDILKDELIAHAGQRIHAGLIALLASQGITHVRVFKPLKIAIFSSGDEVVALGTKAKDHQIYDSNAPMLVSLLKSYGHEATHVGKLKDDLHAQQEMMENWKDYDVVVSSAGVSVGDKDYFKDALLQKGATIHYHGVNLKPGKPIMLASFANTPRPTFVFGMPGNPVSCMLTCLTLVLPMLEKLAGSNAQSTLLELPLSTPLYFKGERLHLVLGRVEKGVFVPYRGGRYGSGAIDALGACHALALIAPGVLEVKDKVEVLLYQRFL; this is encoded by the coding sequence ATGTCTGCTAAAAGTTTTAATGTGGCGCTTGCCTTGAGTTTGGATTTAGTCAAAGGCACACCCCAACAAGAGGAAATCCCCTTAGAATCTAGCTTAAATAGAGTGCTGGCCCAAAGTGTGGCCGCACTAGAACCCCTGCCCAAAGCCACAAATTCGGCGATGGATGGCTTTGCGCTCAAATGTGAGGATTTGGGCAAACCCTTAGAGATCGCTCATACCATTTATGCCGGGCAAAGTGTGGAGGGGATAGAAGTCCAAAAAGGGCAGTGCGCTAAGATTATGACAGGCGCGTTAGTGCCTGCGGGTGTAGATTTAGTTGTGCCTTTTGAGGCAATGGATTTTTGTAATCATACGCGCGCCCAAGCCCCTGCACAAGGGTTTAAAAAAGGGGCAAATATCCGTCTTCAAGGAGAGGATATTCTCAAAGATGAGCTGATTGCCCATGCTGGGCAGAGGATTCACGCTGGGTTGATTGCCCTGCTAGCCTCTCAAGGCATCACGCATGTTAGAGTTTTTAAACCTCTTAAAATTGCGATCTTTAGTAGTGGAGATGAAGTGGTCGCTTTGGGCACAAAGGCTAAAGATCATCAAATTTATGATAGCAACGCTCCCATGCTTGTTTCTTTGCTTAAAAGTTATGGGCATGAGGCCACACATGTCGGCAAGCTTAAAGATGATTTGCACGCCCAACAAGAGATGATGGAAAATTGGAAAGATTATGATGTTGTGGTGAGCAGTGCGGGGGTGAGCGTAGGAGATAAGGATTACTTCAAAGACGCGTTGCTACAAAAGGGAGCGACTATCCACTACCATGGGGTTAATCTCAAGCCCGGTAAACCCATCATGCTAGCAAGTTTTGCCAACACGCCTAGGCCCACCTTTGTCTTTGGTATGCCCGGTAACCCCGTGAGCTGTATGCTCACTTGTTTAACCCTTGTTTTGCCCATGTTAGAAAAGCTTGCCGGATCGAATGCGCAGAGCACCCTATTAGAATTGCCTTTAAGCACACCCTTATATTTCAAGGGTGAGCGTCTGCATTTAGTGTTAGGGCGCGTTGAAAAAGGGGTTTTTGTGCCCTACAGGGGGGGGCGTTATGGATCGGGAGCGATCGATGCTTTAGGGGCTTGCCACGCGCTGGCATTGATTGCCCCGGGCGTTTTAGAGGTCAAAGATAAGGTAGAGGTTTTGCTCTACCAACGCTTTTTATAA
- a CDS encoding outer membrane family protein: protein MGLGRLIPALFASSSLGLCALDAITYEVHGDLINFSKVGFNNNPINPVKGLYPTGTFVELTGKLESTMHLGKGWSVSIGGALGGMPYDGTRYDRYSKNLIQDAASTKITQGQYAGKTYLEVWEQQKNSCGGKWGCGSILDGGKYANTGVPGGIADPRGIGYMFMGEWNGLFPNYYPAYAYSPGQSRPYEVYKANIQYKSDKVWMILGRYDTTQVEDIDWFYQLTQGFYGLFKLHSKVKLQVFSSWGRGIADGQWMFPIYREKPWGEHKIGLIYQVNKHFSIHPHVWFSPQVFTAPEVKFHYDTNPEFAGSGFRSQTTFYAMYVYQWKNDYVPGIGHVGRYGLARYNTWDTWGLYSGTCNVVNRAQTGSCGWDGYQGPGGATLLFKQRFDINNHNTSFGIYLNIGNPNPNIGTYGNPVAIDGVEQWTGSIYGLGFASINNITAADAVTVYWKGGGVYGNFDWELAERFTHAPRTTAQALALYLNYQFGKHVKAGIKLEWFYAGINAGYNPGVGFLSSYGQPFNMTTGVFSSDSFAQNYANVGGVGKTVWQDRSHLMTHISYSF, encoded by the coding sequence ATGGGACTTGGCAGGCTCATTCCTGCCCTTTTTGCCTCCTCATCTTTGGGGCTGTGCGCTTTAGACGCAATAACCTATGAAGTGCATGGCGACTTGATCAACTTCTCTAAGGTGGGTTTTAATAATAATCCCATCAACCCGGTCAAGGGGCTTTACCCTACCGGAACCTTTGTAGAGCTCACCGGTAAATTAGAAAGCACCATGCATTTGGGCAAGGGTTGGAGTGTGAGCATTGGGGGCGCACTAGGAGGCATGCCCTATGATGGCACCCGTTACGATCGCTATTCTAAAAATCTTATACAGGATGCAGCAAGCACTAAAATAACACAGGGGCAGTATGCAGGAAAGACATATTTGGAGGTGTGGGAGCAGCAAAAAAACTCCTGTGGTGGTAAATGGGGTTGTGGCTCTATTTTAGATGGTGGAAAATATGCCAATACGGGAGTTCCTGGAGGCATTGCTGATCCTAGGGGGATAGGTTATATGTTTATGGGTGAGTGGAATGGCTTGTTTCCTAACTACTACCCCGCTTACGCTTACTCCCCCGGACAATCACGGCCCTATGAAGTTTACAAGGCCAATATTCAGTATAAAAGCGACAAAGTGTGGATGATCTTAGGGCGTTATGACACCACACAAGTTGAAGACATCGACTGGTTCTACCAACTCACGCAGGGTTTTTATGGGCTCTTTAAGCTACACTCTAAAGTCAAACTTCAAGTTTTCAGCTCCTGGGGCCGTGGTATTGCTGATGGGCAATGGATGTTCCCTATCTACCGCGAGAAGCCTTGGGGTGAGCATAAGATCGGCTTGATCTACCAAGTCAATAAGCATTTCTCTATCCACCCCCATGTATGGTTCTCCCCACAGGTGTTCACCGCTCCTGAGGTCAAGTTTCACTACGACACCAACCCTGAATTTGCGGGGAGCGGGTTTAGATCGCAAACTACATTCTATGCCATGTATGTTTACCAGTGGAAAAATGACTATGTTCCGGGTATTGGGCATGTTGGGCGTTATGGGCTAGCGCGCTATAACACCTGGGATACTTGGGGTCTTTACAGTGGGACCTGTAATGTCGTGAATCGCGCGCAAACAGGTAGTTGTGGCTGGGACGGCTATCAAGGACCCGGGGGGGCGACCTTGCTTTTTAAACAACGCTTTGATATCAATAACCACAACACTTCTTTTGGGATTTATCTCAATATCGGTAACCCTAACCCCAACATCGGAACCTATGGTAACCCAGTGGCGATCGATGGTGTGGAACAATGGACTGGAAGTATCTATGGTCTAGGGTTTGCGAGTATCAACAACATCACCGCCGCTGACGCTGTTACAGTGTATTGGAAAGGCGGGGGTGTTTATGGTAACTTTGATTGGGAGCTAGCCGAACGCTTTACCCACGCTCCACGCACCACAGCGCAAGCTCTAGCCTTGTATTTGAATTACCAATTTGGTAAGCATGTAAAGGCAGGAATCAAGCTTGAATGGTTCTATGCTGGTATTAATGCGGGTTACAACCCCGGCGTAGGCTTCTTAAGCAGTTATGGACAACCTTTCAATATGACTACAGGTGTTTTCTCCTCTGACTCTTTTGCGCAAAACTACGCCAATGTGGGCGGTGTTGGCAAGACGGTTTGGCAAGATCGTAGCCACTTGATGACTCATATTAGTTACAGCTTCTAA
- a CDS encoding outer membrane family protein: MLKRICRLVFTGSVSLWGFDYHLSGVAESVSKIGFNHSPINSSKGIYPTESFVTITIKAQVDATLWQHQAHKIKSGLGGGLGGITYDSTRYLIDQSTGEVYGSKVFYYMGRWWGFLGNAPWKSSAVESDRHARPYVLYNAYLRYDYGKSFTLIAGRYPAKTTFMSGYTEGFEVSYRFLKHFQARWFSSFGRALAVGEFIRDWYAPITTTKNGQAINLGVHAIGIDYHTDHFAFSPLLYFSPNTYITPGFKFHYNSNPKFKGVGFKSLTQVVVIFPTYSPHLYDTYYRGTRLGSWGASIYAQQRFDYNEFNFGGGYYQNVGNANAKIGWYGAPIGIDYRDNSVYGGLIDNMVSPNAVTGFIFGGGVYKKLYWGLLGKLTFSPRANEQTASLNIGFRWSRFVTSDVRLVYHEVSTHRGYLVGSNAYNPNFAPTLQNRSFLMTSLKAQF, translated from the coding sequence ATGCTCAAGCGCATTTGCAGGCTGGTTTTTACCGGTAGCGTGTCGTTGTGGGGGTTTGATTATCACTTAAGCGGGGTTGCTGAATCGGTGTCTAAGATCGGTTTTAATCATTCCCCCATCAATTCTTCTAAGGGGATTTACCCTACTGAGAGTTTTGTAACAATCACTATCAAAGCCCAAGTAGATGCCACTTTATGGCAACATCAAGCGCATAAAATCAAAAGTGGACTAGGGGGAGGATTGGGGGGCATTACTTACGATTCAACCCGTTATTTGATCGATCAAAGCACGGGAGAAGTCTATGGTTCTAAAGTATTTTATTACATGGGTCGTTGGTGGGGCTTCTTGGGCAATGCTCCTTGGAAGAGTTCGGCCGTAGAATCTGATCGGCACGCGCGCCCCTATGTGCTTTATAATGCGTATTTGCGTTATGATTATGGAAAGTCCTTTACTCTCATTGCTGGAAGGTATCCAGCTAAAACGACCTTTATGAGCGGGTATACAGAGGGTTTTGAGGTTTCCTATCGTTTTTTAAAGCATTTTCAAGCAAGATGGTTTAGTTCTTTTGGAAGAGCGTTAGCCGTAGGGGAATTTATTAGGGATTGGTATGCCCCCATCACCACCACTAAGAACGGGCAGGCGATTAATTTAGGCGTCCATGCAATCGGCATAGACTACCACACCGATCACTTTGCCTTTTCCCCTCTGCTCTATTTTTCCCCAAATACTTACATCACTCCGGGTTTTAAGTTTCACTATAATAGTAACCCTAAATTTAAGGGGGTGGGTTTTAAATCTTTAACGCAAGTTGTGGTGATCTTCCCTACCTACAGCCCTCATCTTTATGATACCTACTACAGAGGCACGCGTTTAGGTTCATGGGGGGCAAGTATTTATGCCCAACAGCGTTTTGATTACAACGAATTTAACTTTGGGGGCGGGTATTATCAAAATGTTGGCAATGCCAATGCAAAGATTGGCTGGTATGGTGCGCCCATTGGGATTGATTACCGGGACAACAGCGTTTATGGAGGCTTGATAGACAATATGGTTTCGCCCAACGCAGTTACCGGGTTTATTTTTGGGGGTGGGGTGTATAAGAAACTTTATTGGGGTTTGTTAGGAAAACTCACTTTTTCACCCCGAGCCAATGAGCAAACCGCTTCGCTCAATATCGGCTTTAGATGGAGTCGCTTTGTTACAAGTGATGTGCGTCTTGTTTACCATGAAGTGAGCACACATAGAGGTTATCTAGTGGGGAGCAATGCCTACAACCCTAATTTCGCCCCCACTCTTCAAAACCGCAGTTTTCTAATGACCTCTCTTAAGGCCCAATTTTAG
- a CDS encoding outer membrane family protein, with product MYRRFLGLWILSCLFLKAFDYSFSGRLDTFSKIGFNHSPINTKKGIYPTESFVDVAGFAQIKLGLLPKHTTDHKLSFSLGGEIAGVPYDSTKYLKDQNGQLIGSDVYNFIGGWHGYFFNKYFGPDYAGHAQSGAWNARPYILDTAYIDYDYKNIFGFKLGRYEANINFMSGSNQGWELYYRPIKNLRLWWWSSFGRGLAFNSWIYQFYAVVPYLKPGGTRANDNSWINYGWHGITATYDYKNLSAEFYYYFAPKTYNAPGFKFTYDTNKNFQQVGFRSQTLLMVTVPIYYSGWYNPKTGLYSIWDNPQHGAPTGKYGVTLNIRQIFRWNKFTYILGLYNTFGNSDALLGSHTMPMGNNTSYVNNIYGIVAYDFWDNIGYDGLADALSNANTTTIYGSVGSVYKKFAWHIFGRVSNANKDAQGHRGRSNEYSAAISFDYAFTPSILAHIKFEYYGVQIHQGYKVGYFGLPKFNQPGYNANYQDRSHMMTNLTLKF from the coding sequence ATGTATAGGCGTTTCTTAGGTCTTTGGATACTGAGCTGTCTTTTTCTAAAAGCTTTTGACTATAGTTTTTCAGGTCGCTTGGATACTTTCTCTAAAATTGGTTTCAACCATTCGCCCATTAATACTAAGAAAGGCATTTATCCCACAGAGAGTTTTGTAGATGTAGCAGGTTTTGCCCAAATTAAATTAGGTCTATTGCCCAAACACACCACAGATCACAAGCTAAGTTTTAGTTTGGGAGGCGAGATAGCGGGGGTTCCCTACGACTCTACGAAATATTTGAAAGATCAGAATGGTCAACTCATTGGTTCGGATGTCTATAACTTCATCGGGGGTTGGCATGGTTACTTTTTTAACAAGTATTTTGGTCCTGATTATGCTGGGCATGCACAATCTGGCGCATGGAATGCCCGCCCTTATATTTTGGACACGGCTTATATCGATTACGATTATAAGAATATCTTTGGGTTCAAGTTAGGGCGTTATGAGGCCAATATCAACTTTATGAGTGGGTCTAATCAGGGTTGGGAGCTTTACTACCGACCTATAAAAAATCTTAGATTGTGGTGGTGGAGCTCTTTTGGGCGGGGCTTGGCGTTTAACTCTTGGATTTACCAATTCTATGCCGTTGTGCCCTATCTCAAGCCCGGAGGCACTCGTGCTAATGACAACTCATGGATTAACTACGGCTGGCATGGGATCACTGCCACTTACGACTATAAGAATTTAAGTGCAGAGTTCTACTACTACTTTGCCCCTAAAACCTATAACGCTCCGGGTTTCAAATTCACTTATGACACCAATAAAAATTTTCAGCAAGTGGGCTTTCGCTCCCAAACTTTGCTGATGGTAACCGTGCCCATTTATTATTCAGGCTGGTATAACCCTAAAACAGGGCTTTACAGCATTTGGGACAACCCCCAGCACGGCGCGCCCACCGGCAAATACGGCGTAACTTTAAATATCCGCCAAATTTTCCGTTGGAATAAATTTACTTACATTTTGGGACTTTATAATACCTTTGGCAACTCTGATGCTCTATTGGGTAGCCACACCATGCCTATGGGAAATAACACTTCCTATGTGAATAATATTTATGGGATTGTAGCTTATGACTTTTGGGACAATATCGGCTATGATGGTCTAGCTGATGCGCTCAGTAATGCCAACACCACAACCATCTATGGCTCAGTGGGCAGTGTGTATAAAAAGTTTGCTTGGCATATCTTTGGGCGGGTGAGCAATGCCAATAAAGACGCGCAAGGGCACCGGGGGCGTAGCAATGAATATTCAGCTGCGATCAGCTTTGACTACGCTTTCACGCCATCCATTCTTGCCCATATCAAGTTTGAGTATTACGGCGTGCAAATCCATCAGGGGTATAAAGTGGGCTATTTTGGACTTCCAAAATTTAATCAGCCCGGCTATAACGCCAACTACCAAGATCGCAGCCACATGATGACCAATCTCACCCTGAAATTTTAA
- a CDS encoding outer membrane family protein, producing the protein MTRRLFFISLGFLCAFLGHAAAFDLSLTGKLSSFTQIGFNNKKYQPSKFIYPTGSYTSLLAELNVSMDIYKGLRAEVGAMMAGLPYDSTSHQGNNIQPGQAGGPGDYYEHSGGIFWEYIGWYAGHSGQDVQKPRYAMVHNAYLSYDYKGIFGIKGGRYELSDYDWFTSFSQGVEAYAKYKDTKFRILYSDARASASSDWFWPYGRYYTSGQPLMIAEVAYKKNHWKVNPYFYAIFNRMYAPGINVTYDTNPNFRDKGFRWVGTFVGLFPFFPPSGRGYDMILFGQEKMGKAAQTLMFRSRFYYNKWQFGGSIYKNIGNANGDIGIYGDPLGYNMWTNTIYDAEINNIVGADALNGFLYFGSHYRGFHWKVLGRLTTSPRADEQSVALFLSYFLSRYNLEFDLKLEYYNNITKKGYCFGFGFVGTNQCGSWDPETNNWAPRLPRNIDSNRSHLMFTLTYGFQLL; encoded by the coding sequence ATCACACGCAGACTATTTTTTATTTCTTTGGGCTTTTTATGTGCTTTTCTAGGACACGCCGCAGCTTTTGACTTGAGCCTGACGGGCAAACTAAGCTCCTTTACCCAAATTGGGTTTAACAATAAAAAATACCAACCCTCTAAATTCATCTACCCCACCGGTAGCTATACTTCTTTGCTTGCAGAATTAAATGTCAGCATGGATATTTATAAAGGCTTGCGCGCGGAGGTGGGGGCGATGATGGCAGGTTTGCCCTACGACTCCACAAGCCATCAAGGTAATAATATCCAACCCGGGCAAGCCGGAGGGCCGGGAGATTATTACGAACATAGTGGGGGGATCTTCTGGGAATATATTGGCTGGTATGCCGGGCATAGTGGCCAAGATGTGCAAAAACCCCGATACGCGATGGTGCACAACGCCTATTTGAGTTACGACTACAAGGGCATTTTTGGGATCAAGGGCGGGCGTTACGAACTATCTGATTATGACTGGTTCACCTCTTTTAGTCAGGGCGTAGAAGCTTACGCCAAATACAAAGACACAAAATTCCGCATTCTGTATTCAGACGCGCGCGCCTCTGCCTCTAGCGACTGGTTTTGGCCCTATGGGCGTTACTACACCAGTGGCCAGCCTCTCATGATTGCCGAAGTGGCTTATAAAAAAAATCATTGGAAAGTTAACCCCTATTTTTATGCCATCTTTAATAGAATGTATGCCCCCGGGATCAATGTTACTTATGACACTAACCCCAATTTTAGAGATAAGGGCTTTAGATGGGTGGGGACTTTTGTAGGGCTTTTCCCCTTTTTCCCTCCCTCTGGGCGGGGCTATGACATGATCTTATTTGGGCAAGAAAAGATGGGCAAGGCCGCCCAAACTTTAATGTTCCGCTCGCGTTTTTATTACAATAAGTGGCAGTTTGGGGGGAGCATTTATAAGAATATTGGTAATGCCAATGGGGACATTGGCATTTATGGCGACCCACTCGGTTACAATATGTGGACCAACACGATTTACGATGCCGAAATTAACAACATTGTAGGCGCGGACGCGCTCAATGGCTTTTTATATTTTGGCTCACATTACCGGGGGTTTCATTGGAAAGTTTTAGGCCGACTCACAACCTCCCCGCGCGCTGATGAGCAAAGTGTCGCCCTGTTTTTAAGCTACTTTTTGAGCCGTTATAATTTAGAGTTTGATCTCAAGCTTGAGTATTACAACAATATCACCAAAAAGGGCTATTGTTTTGGCTTTGGCTTTGTTGGCACGAATCAATGCGGTTCATGGGACCCTGAAACCAATAACTGGGCCCCCCGCCTGCCCCGCAATATTGACTCCAATCGTAGCCATTTGATGTTCACTCTCACCTATGGGTTTCAACTCTTATAA
- the fliR gene encoding flagellar biosynthetic protein FliR, with amino-acid sequence MLDWLVWMQGQNITGFWLLFVRIAGVLAFFPFFDNNLVPLSVRGALGFFLTLVFYPTIPHAPLHLNTEGFLIALLSELLLGLCASFFLHLVFSTLAFATDTISFSMGLTMASAYDPISGAQKAIVGQVVLLLAILIMLQTSIHHFIILWVQHSLAKVPLGSFVFSADVVKASVKAFAYLFSIGFSMAFPILAIIMLSDVVFGMIMKTHPQFNLLAIGFPLKIAIALMGLIMILGSMMHRFKDTLLQAFQTLSTLF; translated from the coding sequence ATGCTTGATTGGTTAGTGTGGATGCAGGGTCAGAATATCACAGGGTTTTGGCTTCTCTTTGTGCGCATTGCTGGGGTATTAGCTTTTTTTCCTTTTTTTGATAATAACCTTGTGCCCCTCTCTGTGCGGGGTGCGTTGGGATTTTTTCTAACTTTGGTTTTTTACCCCACCATTCCCCACGCGCCCCTGCATTTGAACACGGAGGGTTTTTTGATCGCCCTGCTTTCAGAATTGCTCTTAGGACTGTGCGCCTCATTTTTCCTACACCTTGTTTTTAGCACCCTTGCCTTTGCTACAGACACCATTAGCTTTTCTATGGGTTTGACGATGGCTAGTGCCTACGATCCCATCTCAGGCGCGCAAAAGGCGATTGTAGGGCAGGTGGTCTTACTCCTAGCCATTTTAATTATGCTCCAAACCTCCATACACCACTTTATTATTTTATGGGTGCAACATAGTTTAGCTAAAGTGCCTCTGGGGAGTTTTGTTTTTTCTGCGGATGTAGTCAAGGCTAGCGTTAAAGCCTTTGCGTATTTGTTTAGTATCGGTTTTAGCATGGCTTTTCCCATTTTGGCGATCATTATGTTAAGCGATGTGGTTTTTGGGATGATTATGAAAACCCACCCTCAATTTAATCTATTGGCGATCGGTTTTCCTTTGAAAATTGCTATCGCGCTTATGGGACTAATCATGATTTTGGGCTCAATGATGCACCGCTTTAAAGACACGCTGTTACAAGCTTTTCAAACCCTCTCTACTTTATTTTAA
- a CDS encoding outer membrane family protein produces the protein MLGVLSEAEALDWRNLESFAKFKAGAESFAKVGFNNKPINTKKGLYPTETFMTVVAYLQLDFPELLSKSATAAGHHLSGSLGGMGGGLIYDGTKHLKDQATGLPYGSMAWNYFGYWGGLVGQKPWAKCWYGLGGGSKADYAGMSAQELQTLSDYSTTNPPPKGTMSAQAASNCVQGYADNTRDYVIYNAYIDYSYKDIFRFRGGRYESPADYMSGYTQGLDMTLKLGHFKLWWFSSFGRGFAYNEWLYNFYSPKTYVLANGKKINPGVHAFYVTWEYKGFSIVPFFYFSPNNEYDPNFTFLYDSNPNFKGVGWRSQTDITVLNPFYAKRFWDTYQFGMLSKKNAHSLMIKQRFDFNNYNFGGGIYKSFGNANWMIGYHGNRLGFDFWTNSVYANTINSLSYMMDGDAFTGFLFGGGVHDRFLWGCLGRLTYGPRANEQVFSVNLGYQFSKHFYADIKVEYYNVDMHHGYKIGWNGPYLPLQSATQQDRSHIFTEIKVSL, from the coding sequence GTGTTAGGAGTGTTGAGCGAAGCAGAAGCCTTAGATTGGCGCAATTTGGAATCCTTTGCTAAGTTTAAAGCAGGGGCCGAGTCCTTTGCCAAAGTGGGCTTTAATAACAAACCTATCAACACGAAAAAAGGGCTTTATCCTACAGAAACCTTTATGACTGTGGTGGCGTATTTGCAACTGGATTTCCCGGAATTACTCTCCAAAAGCGCCACAGCAGCCGGACACCATCTTTCAGGGAGTTTAGGGGGTATGGGCGGGGGCCTAATTTATGATGGCACAAAGCACTTGAAAGACCAAGCTACGGGTTTGCCCTATGGCAGCATGGCTTGGAACTATTTTGGTTATTGGGGGGGGTTAGTCGGGCAAAAGCCATGGGCAAAGTGTTGGTATGGGCTAGGTGGGGGCTCAAAAGCAGACTATGCGGGAATGAGCGCACAGGAACTCCAAACGCTATCAGACTATTCAACAACAAACCCTCCTCCCAAAGGCACCATGAGTGCTCAAGCAGCCTCTAATTGTGTGCAAGGCTATGCCGACAACACGAGAGATTATGTAATTTACAACGCCTATATCGATTACTCCTATAAAGATATTTTTCGCTTTAGAGGGGGGCGTTACGAATCTCCGGCGGACTACATGAGTGGTTACACGCAGGGGTTGGACATGACCTTAAAGCTAGGGCATTTCAAACTTTGGTGGTTTAGTTCCTTTGGTCGTGGTTTTGCTTATAACGAATGGTTGTATAACTTTTATTCGCCAAAAACTTATGTCTTGGCTAATGGTAAAAAAATCAACCCCGGGGTGCACGCCTTTTATGTTACATGGGAATATAAGGGCTTTAGTATTGTGCCTTTCTTCTATTTTTCACCCAATAATGAATACGATCCTAACTTCACTTTCCTATATGACAGCAACCCAAATTTTAAAGGGGTGGGCTGGCGTTCCCAAACAGATATTACCGTGCTCAATCCCTTTTATGCCAAGCGTTTTTGGGACACCTATCAATTTGGCATGCTCTCCAAGAAAAACGCGCATAGCTTGATGATCAAACAACGCTTTGACTTCAATAACTACAACTTTGGGGGCGGGATTTATAAGAGTTTTGGCAACGCTAACTGGATGATTGGCTACCACGGGAACCGCTTAGGCTTTGACTTTTGGACCAATAGCGTTTATGCCAACACCATTAACTCCCTCTCTTACATGATGGATGGGGACGCTTTTACAGGATTTCTTTTTGGAGGGGGTGTGCATGACAGATTTTTGTGGGGTTGTTTGGGGCGACTCACCTATGGGCCACGCGCTAATGAACAAGTTTTTTCTGTGAACTTGGGTTACCAATTCTCCAAACATTTTTATGCCGATATTAAAGTGGAATACTACAATGTGGACATGCACCATGGGTATAAAATAGGCTGGAATGGTCCTTACTTGCCACTTCAATCCGCCACCCAACAAGACAGAAGCCATATTTTTACCGAAATTAAAGTAAGTCTATAG